In a single window of the Oscarella lobularis chromosome 4, ooOscLobu1.1, whole genome shotgun sequence genome:
- the LOC136186322 gene encoding N-acylneuraminate cytidylyltransferase-like — translation MESPKKRVKENPKIVGLILARGGSKGIPLKNIKLLNGRPLLYWTLHSLRDSEVADEIWVSTDHDEIERIAKEGGARVHRRSPEVSTDTTTSIAAVQEFVQIQKPKCDVVLLAQATSPCITPDHYRKLVEKYVECEFDSIFTVTRRHDFRWKEVDETSSSEALNFNPKNRPRRQDWRGELCEDGAIYATTPDLLMTGIFQGGKRVGYYEMPSNMFVDIDVPDDWSIAESKVRKYGYDPTRGDLRQGTRPVIRLLVVNADGTLTNGQTYVSDDGKEMRSYHSRDAAGIQKIERMGVVVKIVSTTLCDAHKHRADAMNASIAMGCIDKLSQVDSWRQEMKLEWNQVAFIGDDLLDKECILKVGIGGAPHDAELDVRLASRYVAPMGGGQGAVGSFCSYLMQNCRMPGGGH, via the exons ATGGAGAGCCCCAAGAAACGCGTCAAGGAGAACCCGAAGATCGTAGGGCTGATCTTGGCGCGAGGAGGATCGAAAGGCATCCCTCTGAAGAACATCAAACTCCTGAACGGTCGTCCTCTTCTCTATTGGACTCTCCACTCGCTTCGAGATTCGGAAG TCGCCGACGAGATTTGGGTATCGACGGAccacgacgaaatcgaacgtATCGCAAAAGAGGGTGGGGCACGCGTTCATCGTCGCAGTCCCGAAGTCTCGACggacacgacgacgtcgattgccgCCGTGCAAGAATTcgttcaaattcaaaaacccaaatgcgacgtcgttctaCTCGCGCAGGCAACGTCGCCCTGCATCACGCCCGATCACTATCGAaaactcgtcgaaaaatACGTCGAGTGCGAATTCGATAGCATTTTCACGGTGACGCGACGTCACGACTTTCGAtggaaagaagtcgacgagacgtcgtcgtccgaagcGTTGAATTTCAATCCGAAAAATCGTCCGAGACGACAGGATTGGCGGGGCGAATTATGCGAAGACGGCGCCATctacgcgacgacgccggatCTGCTCATGACGGGCATCTTCCAAGGCGGAAAACGCGTCGGATATTACGAAATGCCGTCGAACATGTTCGTTGATATCGACGTGCCCGATGATTGGTCGATTGCCGAGAGCAAAGTGCGCAAGTACGGCTACGATCCGACGCGCGGCGATTTGCGGCAGGGAACGCGTCCCGTCATCcgacttctcgtcgtcaacgctGACGGCACGCTGACCAACGGTCAGACGTAtgtcagcgacgacggcaaggAAATGCGATCGTATCACAGTCGAGATGCGGCTGGGATTCAGAAAATCGAACGGATGGGCGTCGTCGTGaaaatcgtttcgacgacgttgtgcGACGCTCACAAGCATCGAGCCGATGCCATGAACGCGTCTATTGCAATGGGCTGCATAGACAAACTTTCCCAAGTCGACAGCTGGCGACAGGAAATGAAATTAGAATGGAATCAG gtggCTTTCATCGGTGATGATTTGCTCGATAAGGAATGCATTTTGAAGGTGGGCATCGGAGGCGCTCCTCATGATGCCGAACTCGACGTGCGTCTCGCTTCGAGATACGTTGCTCCGATGGGCGGCGGTCAGGGCGCCGTTGGAAGTTTCTGCAGCTATCTCATGCAAAATTGTCGAATGCCGGGAGGCGGGCACTAG